The nucleotide sequence TGCTCTTTGGGCTAAAGCCTGCTGGTCATCACCTTGTTAATTTGATGTTTCACATAGTGAATTCCCTCTTGCTTTTTGGGTTGCTGAGTAAGATAACCGGGTCACAATGGAAGAGTGCTTTCGTTGCAGTGTTGTTTGCTTTGCATCCTCTTCACGTGGAGTCAGTAGTATGGATTGCAGAGAAAAAGGATGTTCTGAGCACGTTTTTCTTTTTACTCACAATATTGGCATATATCAGATATGTTAGAAATCCGATATTCAGCAGATATGCGTTAGTTGTTGTTTTCTTTATCCTTGGTCTAATGTCAAAGCCAATGGTGGTGACTCTTCCCTTTGTGCTCCTTCTTTTGGATTATTGGCCCCTCGGCCGTGTTTCTTCGTCTATTCCTTCTTACTCATCGTCAACTAAAAGAGCGGCTTCCATGGGGTGGCTGTTTTTTGAGAAGGTACCTTTGTTAATTTTAGCTATCTCGTCTTGCGTTATAACATACATTGCTCAGCAGAAGGGTGGTGCTGTTGGTTCTTTTGAACAATACTCTTTTGGAATCCGCACGGCTAATGCGGTTCTCTCATATGTCAATTATATAGGCAAGATGTTCTGGCCAAGGAACTTAGCAGTTTTCTATCCCCATCCCGGCAATTCAATAGCAACTTGGCAGGTTGTTTTGGCGATGCTAACTCTCTTGGCAATTTCTTTGTTCGCGGTGTTTACAAGGCGTACCAAACCGTTCTTCATAACAGGTTGGCTTTGGTATCTTAGCACCCTTATTCCTGTCATTGGTTTTGTTCAAGTTGGCGGCCAGGCGATGGCTGACAGATATACATACATACCGCTAATTGGTCTGTTTATAATGATTGCTTGGGGAGTTCCAGACTTGGTCGGGTATTTGAGAATCAAAGGCAAGCAAGGCGAAAGGTTGAAGGGTAGATTGCCTCACTATTTCGCTTCCAATGTTCTCCCATTGGTGGTTGGAATATCAGTCGGTGTTATAATGTTCTCCACTTGGGTCCAAGTTAGCTACTGGCAAGATAGCATCTCTTTGTATCGGCATGCAGTCGCCGTCACGCATGGTAATTGGTTGATGCACAACAATCTGGGAGTTGCTCTTGCGGCTGAGGGTAGGTATACCGAGGCAATTTGCCACTATCTTGCTGCTATTCGAGCCAAACCTGAATATGCCGATGCACACACCAATATGGGTAATGCACTCTCTAAATTGGGGCGTTTTAATGAAGCTATTAGCGAATACCAAAAAGCCATATCCCTCAATCCAACCAATGCCCTTGCGCACTACAACCTTGGAGCAATATTGGCTAGGTTGGGCCGATTTGATGAGGCTACTGCAGAGTTTGCAAAGGCTGTTAGCATTAATCCGAATTTGAGGGTGGCACAGCAAGCCCTGGAGATGCTGCGGAAGAGGCAGGTAAATCCAGATGGTAAATAAACCTAATTTGGCTAGCTATGTGCGCTTATTTCTTCTGGTTTTAATAATACTTGCAGTGTATTGGCGAGTATTGAACTTCGATTTTGTTGGTTTTGATGAAGATGTTTATATTACACAGAACGATCATGTCAAGCGTGGGCTGACGTTTGAAGGGGTAACCTGGGCGTTTACAACAACGGAAGCTTGTTTCTGGCATCCTTTGGTTTGGCTGTCGTACATGCTAGAACACACTTTGTTTGGAGAAAAACCGTTTATTTATCACCTAACAAATCTGCTTCTTCATATCGCAAACACCTTGTTGCTGTTTGCCGTCTTAAATAAGATGACTAGCTCAGCATGGAAGAGCTGGTTTGTCGCAGCGTTGTTTGCCGTGCACCCACTTCATGTGGAATCGGTAGCATGGGTTGCTCAGCGGAAAGACGTGCTTTGTACGTTATTTTTGATGTTGACGTTGTGGGCATATGTCAGATATACCTCTTCTCCGAGGATTGGAACCTACATCCTTGTTGTTGTGTTTTTCGCAATGGGTCTTATGGCCAAGCCAATGCTAGTAACTCTTCCGCTTGTGCTCATCCTCATGGACTACTGGCCTATTGGGCGTACTGCATTGTCAAGCCATTCGCTAATCAATAGGGTTTCAGTCAAAGGTCTTTTAGCTGAGAAAATACCTCTTTTAATACTCTCATTTGGAGCGGGCGTCGGGGCACTTATCGCTCAAAAAGGCGGCAGAGCCCTGGCAAGTTTGGAAGCCATTCCATTAGGAATCCGGTTGTCAAATTCATTGGTTGCTTGTGTAGGCTACCTTGCAAAGACCGTCTGGCCGCGAAGGCTTGCCGTATTCTACCCACATCCCGGTGATTCAGTTCCAGAGTGGCAGGTGGTCGGAGCTGCTCTCTTAATAGTTGCAATAACGTTTTTGGTGCTTGCGATAGGTAAGCGTAAGCCGTTTCTTCCCGTGGGGTGGTTTTGGTATCTTATCACCATTGCCCCAGTCATTGGGCTCGTTCAGGTCGGCTCCCACGCAATGGCAGATAGGTATACTTATATTCCCTTAATTGGCATCTTCATGATAATAGCATGGCTGGCGCCCAGCATGGGTGAATATATAGGGAGGGAGGAAAAATTTTCGATTCCTCGGTTTTCGGAGTCCATGATATTCACTATTGCAGCCGCATTGGTCATCGCTGCCCTGATGGTTTCCACCTGGGTGCAGGTTGGTTATTGGCAGAATGGCCAGACTCTATTCAGCCATGCTATTAAAGTGACGTCGAATAATTGGCTTGCACATCATAACCTAGGGGTGGCACTCAAAGAAAAAGGCAGAATCGATGAAGCGGTTGCTCATTTTCGAAAAGCTCTCAAGATTAGGCCGAATTACCCTGATGCTCGTTTGAACTTAGCAACTACTTTGGCTGAGAAGGGGGACTTGAACTCTGCGGGGACGGAGTTCGCAAGAGCATTGAGGGGAACCGCAGATGATGCTGATGTCTACTACAATCTTGGGATTGCTTTTTGCTCGCGAGGGAGGCTTGAAGAAGCAGAGGCGGAATTTCGAAAGGCGTTAGCGATAAAGCCTGACCATGTGTTGGCGCTGATGAACCTCGGTTCAGTATTAGGCCAAAAAGGAGACAACCAAAGTGCAATAAAATATCTAACTAGGGCTGTTGAAATTAGACCCAGCTATGCAGAGGCACACTTTAACTTGGCAGTTGCATTCTCTATCGCTGGTGAATATGAACGTGCCTGGGAGGAGCTTTGCCTGGCAGAGAAGCATGGTTTTAAGCCTGACCACAAATTTAGGAAATTTTTGGCAATCAAAGCAGGCAAGGAGTGACCCTCCTTCATGTCTAATTTTTGTATCATCAGGGGCATTTGCAAGAAGTGGAAGGTGGTTTGGAATGCGCTCCCCATATTTAGTAGGATTATTACTTGTCATTATTACAGTTGCGGTCTATTGGCCTGTTCTTCGGCATGACTTTACCAATTATGACGACGATAAGTATGTAACCGATAACCCACCAGTGCAGGCAGGTCTAACGGCGCAGAGCATTGTGTGGGCTTTTACCAGAATTCACGAGAGCAACTGGCATCCGCTTACATGGTTATCCCATATGCTCGATGCCCAACTTTATGGTCCTAATGCTATGGGCCACCATTTGACCAATTTGATATTTCATATAGCAAATGTTGTGCTTCTCTTTTTGGTGCTCATGTTAATGACTGGATGTGTGTGGAGAAGCGGCTTTGTGGCGGCGCTTTTTGCCATACATCCATTGCATGTCGAATCGGTTGCATGGATTGCAGAGAGAAAGGATGTTCTAAGCACCTTCTTTTGGCTACTTACCATGTTGGCGTATTTCCGATATGCGTCATCACCGCGTCTGGGAACTTACTTGCCGGTCGTTGTTTTGTTTGCACTTGGTTTGATGTCAAAGCCAATGCTTGTAACGCTTCCTTTTGTGCTCCTTCTCATGGACTACTGGCCCCTTGGTCGGACAACGTTTTCTAGTAATTCAGGGCTTTGTGTGTCTTGCGGCGTGGAGGGAAAGCATAAGGCGGGCAATTTAGCGAGTGGGCGAAAGTCAGGCAAAGGTTTTGTCAGGTTTAGTGAGAATATGAGCCTTTTGAGGGAGAAAACGCCGCTTTTTCTGATGACCCTTGCGTCGTGTGTGATAACCTTCTATGCTCAGAAGAAACAGGGTTCGGTTCAGACCTTTGAGTTTTACCCATTCGGTGTTCGAATAGCTAATGCTTTCGCTGCATATTCAAGCTACATCCGAAAAACACTCTGGCCAAACGATTTAGCATGCTTTTATCCGCATCCTGGTAGAGACCTGGCGATGTGGAAGGTCCTGTGGGGATTCGTTGTACTTGCAAGCATTTCGTATTTTGTGTGGCGGTTTGCGAGTCGGCGACCATATCTGGTGGTAGGTTGGCTTTGGTATCTCGGCACTTTGGTACCAGTAATTGGCCTTGTCCAGGTTGGCATGCAAGCGATGGCAGACAGATATACATACATACCACTGATTGGTCTCTTCGTAGCCATTGCTTGGGGAATACCCGAATTGATTAGAAAGAGCAATTCCGATGGCAAAGAGGATGGAAGGCAGAAAGTAGAAGCGACGACCATTTTTCCATTTGCGGCATGCATTGCGATTGTTGCTTTAATGATAGGCACATGGTTTCAGGTAGGGTATTGGAAGAATAGCATAACCTTGTTCGAGCGCGCACTTGCTGTTACGGAAAATAATGACACGGCACACAATAACTTGGGAATTGCCCTGGCATGGCAGGGGCGGCTGGAGGAGGCAATTCCGCACTACAAGCGGGCGCTTGAAATTTCACCGATGTATGGTGATGCGCACGGTAACTTGGCGAATGCATATGCTCAATTAGGCATGTACGACGACGCCATCCGCGAATACAAAGAGGTGCTCAAACTCAACCCGAATGACCCAAGGGCCTACTATAACATGGGTAATGTTCTTGCTGCCCAAGGCAAGGCAAAAGAGGCACTGCAAAACTATTCAAGGGCTTTGGGAATCAAGCAGGACGACGCCGGCGCCCACCTTAGCATAGGAAAAATGCTTGCTGATCAAGGCAAGTATGACGAGGCTTTGGCGGAGTACAAGAAGGCTGTTGAGTTAAAGCCTTCGTTTGCTGAGGCGCATTACAATATGGGGTTGGCACTAAGGCGACTTGGCAGGTTTGATGAAGCGATTAAGGCATATCGCGAGGCCATTCGCTACAAGCCCGAATACCCAGAGGCACTAAACAATTTGGGCAATGTTTTGCTGCTTCAAAAGAAGTATGACGAAGCAATAGAGGAATATAAGCGCGCCATAAGAATCAGGCCGAACCATGCTGAAGCGCACCATAACTTGGCGGCGGCATACTTTTATAAAGGAGAATATGCTAAGGCATGGGAAGAAATACATCTCTGCAAGAGGTATGGGTTCAATCCGGTGCCTGCATTGCTAAACTCACTTTCTCAAAAAATGCCCGATCCCGGCGAATAGATTGATTAGGGATTAAGATGTCACAAAACTTATTCTTGAATTAAGGTTAAGCGAGGCGGTTGACGTTTTTCAGGCACCAAGAAATTAAATTCGAAACGAGCTAAAATCCATTTTGAAGTTTTATTTACCACATATCCAAAGGCTAAGGGAGGTTTGCTCGCGGAATGGATGGCTTTGTCAAAATGTATGGGTCATATTTGGCCGGGTGTTTGCTTATACTTGTAGCCATCGTTGCTTTTGTGCCTCTATTCGGCAATGGCTTTATAAATTATGACGATGACGAATATGTAACAGACAACAGTCATGTTAGGGCTGGCCTTACGCTTGCAAACGTTGGCTGGGCGTTCACCACAATGCACGAGAGCAACTGGCATCCTCTTACATGGTTGTCTCACATGCTCGACTGCCAGCTTTTCGGCTTGAATCCAATAGGTCACCACCTCATAAATTTATTTATACACATAGCGAACACACTATTGCTGTTTGGTATTCTTAGCCTTCTTACTAGGTCGATTTGGAAGAGTGGGTTTGTTGCGGCTTTGTTTGCCGTGCATCCGCTTCATGTTGAGTCGGTTGCCTGGGTAGCAGAGAGAAAGGATGTTCTAAGCACCCTTTTTTGGATGATTACGATATTAGCCTACATCCGATATGTTCAATCCCCTAGGATTGCAACTTACATCCCAGTTATCGTATTCTTTGCTCTTGGATTGATGGCAAAGCCCATGGTTTTGACGCTCCCATTCGTTCTTCTCCTCATGGATTTCTGGCCTCTTCGCCGTCTTAGCGCTGCAAATCCCTCGTTGTTCTCTACACTTACGAATAAGAAACTATTGGTTGAGAAAATACCCTTTTTTGTGCTTACCATTGGTTCTGCAATAATCACGTATATCGCTCAGCAGAAGGGCCTCAGTGTCGCCACGCTGGAGCGTTACCCGATTGGAATGCGCATAGGCAATGCGTTAATCTCCTATGTCTCATATATTGGCAAGATGATAATTCCAAGCGGCCTATCGGTCTTTTATCCATACCCAGCCGTCATAGTTGCATGGAAAATGATTGGTGCGCTTGTGATTATTGTCGCCATTACTGCCTTGGTGCTCTGGCAGTCCCGAAGGCGGCCATATCTTGTGTTTGGATGGTTCTGGTATTTGGGCACCTTGGTTCCTGTGATTGGCTTTGTTCAGGTTGGTTGGCAGGCGATGGCAGATAGATACACATATATTCCGTTGATTGGTTTGTTTGTTATTCTCGCGTGGGGAATCCCTGATTTAATTGAGTCTATCCGAACGGGCAAGCAGGTCGGGAAAAAGTGCCAGACAGCAGATATCAGACAAAACCTTATTTTCTCAGCAGTAGCTTGTGTTCTTGTCATGATTCTAGCGGCAACGACATTTAGGCAAGTGACGCATTGGCGAGATAGCGTGACGTTGTTCAGCCATGCCCTAAAAGTGACAAAGGAAAATCCCGTGGCAGAAAACAACCTTGGCCTTGCATTAACCGCTCTAGGAAAACATGCTCAGGCAATCGAGCATTTCAAGAAGGCATTGAAAATCGAACCTACTTGGGCAGATGCACATCATAATCTGGCAATTGCATATTTTCAAAGCATGGACTTTGAAAAAGCCGCTTTTCATTTCCAAAAAGCTTTGAAAATAGATCCTAAGCATGCGCGGGCTCATAACAACTATGGAGGACTTCTTCTAAAGCAGGGGAGGCTTGATGAAGCGGCAATGCACTTCGATAAGGCTCTAATGGCGAAGCCAGATTATGCACAAGCACACATCAATCTAGGTATCCTTCTGGGCATAAAGGGTAAATCTGAAGAGGCAGTTGAGAGTTATAAAAAGGCGATTGAACTCGATCCGTTCCTGCCGGATGCACATTATAATTTGTCCATAACATTGGGGGAGCTAGGAAAAGTGCGTGAGGCAATTGAAAGTTGCCGAGTTGCATTAAAGCTTCGCCCAAACTGGCCTGAGGCGAAGAACAATTTGGCTTGGTTGCTAGCAACCCAGAAGAAGCCTACTTACCGCGATGCGCTAGAGGCGATAAAACTGGCGAAAGCGGCATGCGAGGCCGTCAGATATGAGGATTCGGGTTTGCTGGATACGCTTGCAGCCGCCTATGCCGCCGCTGGCCGCTATGACCAGGCTATATCTACGGCACGCAGAGCGCTTCAGCTGGCGATAACTCAGGGCTCACCAGCAGCTCCTGAAATCGAGATGAGATTGCGCAGTTACGAAGCTCACCGTCCGGTTGGTAACTAGCGCCCAGTGGGTTTAGCGTGAGCGTAGCTGGCAGGAATTCCAAAAGTCGTTATTTTCTTCAGCTAGAAACTTAAGGGCCACGCGTTCAGGGTTTTTGCATCTTTTCTGATAATCCCCGAAGGAAGTTGGGATTTGGCTCGGCACCATATTTCTTTGCAAGCATGACCTCGTTCCATGCTTCCGCATACCGTCCTGACATAAAAAGTGCTACTGCAAGGTTGTTGTGTGCACGGCCAAATTTTGGATCAAAAGCCAATGCCTTCTTATATTCCTTTGCAGCTTCATCAAACTTGCCTTCACGTAGTAGGCCGTTCGCTCTGTTATAGTGTTCTATTGCTAGGTTCTGCTTTGACTTTTTGCTTGAACCCTCAAGCAGATTTTTGGTGGCGATGGCGACCTCCAGATTATGTCGCGCATCCGGCACTTCTGGGTCAAGTTGGAGCGCTTTTTGATAGTTGGCAATTGCTTCGTCATACAAACCTTTTAAAAGTAGGGCGTTGCCAAGGTGAACGCGCGTTGGGGCATAGTCTGGCCTAAGCTGGATTGATGCTTGGTAGTGGGCGATTGCATCATCGAGCCTGCCCTTGCGCACAAGTGCGTCGCCAAGGTTGAAATGTGCTTCAGGATAGTTAGGTGTGAGTCTTAAGGCTTCCTCATATTCAGCGATGGCTTCGTCAATTTTGCCCTGTCTTGCCAACGCAATGCCTAAGTTGTTATGCGCATGTGAGAATTCTGGATTCATTTCC is from Armatimonadota bacterium and encodes:
- a CDS encoding tetratricopeptide repeat protein encodes the protein MHLHANRLSIAVGLFLIFATGAVFCRVLEHDFVFDDKPYVLLNEHVRTGISLENLKWAFTSFYSANWHPLTWIFHMLDCMLFGLKPAGHHLVNLMFHIVNSLLLFGLLSKITGSQWKSAFVAVLFALHPLHVESVVWIAEKKDVLSTFFFLLTILAYIRYVRNPIFSRYALVVVFFILGLMSKPMVVTLPFVLLLLDYWPLGRVSSSIPSYSSSTKRAASMGWLFFEKVPLLILAISSCVITYIAQQKGGAVGSFEQYSFGIRTANAVLSYVNYIGKMFWPRNLAVFYPHPGNSIATWQVVLAMLTLLAISLFAVFTRRTKPFFITGWLWYLSTLIPVIGFVQVGGQAMADRYTYIPLIGLFIMIAWGVPDLVGYLRIKGKQGERLKGRLPHYFASNVLPLVVGISVGVIMFSTWVQVSYWQDSISLYRHAVAVTHGNWLMHNNLGVALAAEGRYTEAICHYLAAIRAKPEYADAHTNMGNALSKLGRFNEAISEYQKAISLNPTNALAHYNLGAILARLGRFDEATAEFAKAVSINPNLRVAQQALEMLRKRQVNPDGK
- a CDS encoding tetratricopeptide repeat protein, which translates into the protein MVNKPNLASYVRLFLLVLIILAVYWRVLNFDFVGFDEDVYITQNDHVKRGLTFEGVTWAFTTTEACFWHPLVWLSYMLEHTLFGEKPFIYHLTNLLLHIANTLLLFAVLNKMTSSAWKSWFVAALFAVHPLHVESVAWVAQRKDVLCTLFLMLTLWAYVRYTSSPRIGTYILVVVFFAMGLMAKPMLVTLPLVLILMDYWPIGRTALSSHSLINRVSVKGLLAEKIPLLILSFGAGVGALIAQKGGRALASLEAIPLGIRLSNSLVACVGYLAKTVWPRRLAVFYPHPGDSVPEWQVVGAALLIVAITFLVLAIGKRKPFLPVGWFWYLITIAPVIGLVQVGSHAMADRYTYIPLIGIFMIIAWLAPSMGEYIGREEKFSIPRFSESMIFTIAAALVIAALMVSTWVQVGYWQNGQTLFSHAIKVTSNNWLAHHNLGVALKEKGRIDEAVAHFRKALKIRPNYPDARLNLATTLAEKGDLNSAGTEFARALRGTADDADVYYNLGIAFCSRGRLEEAEAEFRKALAIKPDHVLALMNLGSVLGQKGDNQSAIKYLTRAVEIRPSYAEAHFNLAVAFSIAGEYERAWEELCLAEKHGFKPDHKFRKFLAIKAGKE
- a CDS encoding tetratricopeptide repeat protein, with protein sequence MRSPYLVGLLLVIITVAVYWPVLRHDFTNYDDDKYVTDNPPVQAGLTAQSIVWAFTRIHESNWHPLTWLSHMLDAQLYGPNAMGHHLTNLIFHIANVVLLFLVLMLMTGCVWRSGFVAALFAIHPLHVESVAWIAERKDVLSTFFWLLTMLAYFRYASSPRLGTYLPVVVLFALGLMSKPMLVTLPFVLLLMDYWPLGRTTFSSNSGLCVSCGVEGKHKAGNLASGRKSGKGFVRFSENMSLLREKTPLFLMTLASCVITFYAQKKQGSVQTFEFYPFGVRIANAFAAYSSYIRKTLWPNDLACFYPHPGRDLAMWKVLWGFVVLASISYFVWRFASRRPYLVVGWLWYLGTLVPVIGLVQVGMQAMADRYTYIPLIGLFVAIAWGIPELIRKSNSDGKEDGRQKVEATTIFPFAACIAIVALMIGTWFQVGYWKNSITLFERALAVTENNDTAHNNLGIALAWQGRLEEAIPHYKRALEISPMYGDAHGNLANAYAQLGMYDDAIREYKEVLKLNPNDPRAYYNMGNVLAAQGKAKEALQNYSRALGIKQDDAGAHLSIGKMLADQGKYDEALAEYKKAVELKPSFAEAHYNMGLALRRLGRFDEAIKAYREAIRYKPEYPEALNNLGNVLLLQKKYDEAIEEYKRAIRIRPNHAEAHHNLAAAYFYKGEYAKAWEEIHLCKRYGFNPVPALLNSLSQKMPDPGE
- a CDS encoding tetratricopeptide repeat protein — translated: MDGFVKMYGSYLAGCLLILVAIVAFVPLFGNGFINYDDDEYVTDNSHVRAGLTLANVGWAFTTMHESNWHPLTWLSHMLDCQLFGLNPIGHHLINLFIHIANTLLLFGILSLLTRSIWKSGFVAALFAVHPLHVESVAWVAERKDVLSTLFWMITILAYIRYVQSPRIATYIPVIVFFALGLMAKPMVLTLPFVLLLMDFWPLRRLSAANPSLFSTLTNKKLLVEKIPFFVLTIGSAIITYIAQQKGLSVATLERYPIGMRIGNALISYVSYIGKMIIPSGLSVFYPYPAVIVAWKMIGALVIIVAITALVLWQSRRRPYLVFGWFWYLGTLVPVIGFVQVGWQAMADRYTYIPLIGLFVILAWGIPDLIESIRTGKQVGKKCQTADIRQNLIFSAVACVLVMILAATTFRQVTHWRDSVTLFSHALKVTKENPVAENNLGLALTALGKHAQAIEHFKKALKIEPTWADAHHNLAIAYFQSMDFEKAAFHFQKALKIDPKHARAHNNYGGLLLKQGRLDEAAMHFDKALMAKPDYAQAHINLGILLGIKGKSEEAVESYKKAIELDPFLPDAHYNLSITLGELGKVREAIESCRVALKLRPNWPEAKNNLAWLLATQKKPTYRDALEAIKLAKAACEAVRYEDSGLLDTLAAAYAAAGRYDQAISTARRALQLAITQGSPAAPEIEMRLRSYEAHRPVGN